From one bacterium genomic stretch:
- the porU gene encoding type IX secretion system sortase PorU: MLVCAVFACHVSSASEVRVVSSDDSGVEFVWSSGIQSAKLHGTSDLRAVLRSADWITQSGALIPVIKLLVACPTGSTPRLEVQRVETRLLNMDLPPAEELPEVSSAVNTDVRISGVEQWRGFTIAHIEIRAASPSSQGTSVLETVHATVRFVGGLDQKGPFAREEKLLKDLVINGREATHWWTPSSRILQSLDASNEAWPDIQLHKLAVTETGFHVMTAEWLQVQGIQVVGVASDRIRMFGNGGRLLPAGLISVPDSVLKEISILIEDGNDGSIDQGDRIIFYGEGLKGFDYCDGSLLNDHGHASPYSMENIYWIGIGGADDQGLRMDTIQSLSQTVPVDTVLGQVYLDQEQFIYAVSGLQSNSGVVWYMATLDASSTRTISVNLDAVSSGRGSLRIRMDSISGSGNNFNVYVNDTPVSIGAYTTPLTIQIPEGVFRTGSNTVRFENNTTRQVLLNYIEVEYDKTLQSATGVIEFPAPRNQTGAFRYETGLNQDAYLAEISNPLSPRIARGSIVTDSSFATGQRRYFGANQGGSRFRTPVYRGRKSFDASDYQMLRDQANEAGIVIITYDDWYDELEPLIAMHAQYEEEPLKAVRVKISHIYDEFSWGVKDPTAIRNFLRYAHENWRGPAGNAESPRYVLFVGDGDYDYRNLTSSSDDNWIPPWESLGTCTDDYYVDFDDSESLLDMMSGRWPVQSASEVEAIVEKTVNYALTPLYGPWKNTATFVADDEWKSGFCSEDFHTEDSEDLINDVLPEYFTFRKLYQILYPFRQSTSTSLKPDGTRDLIETINSGTLLVNYVGHGNERVWTDEQLFVMDRDFPLIDNHRLWPVIVAGTCTWGGFDRPNERCFPELLLGADDIGSIACIAATRFTFVSQNQLLTEEFYREIFRQGIEMRRSLGEALLLVKPLRADNKLYHTLGNPVLRLATPEYFAHVDQRDDSLQAGGLFQLSGFVSRTDDSNESHQSPQRRNIDEDVWADFQGIVEARVFDSEDSAAYYFPNPANCSVPLQTPFYYGLPGNAIFRGRSSIVNGRFNVVFRVPRDIQYGGENAKVSLYFFGKSESESDSADGIGIEQPLRIASAAAAVTDTVPPVIGAWLENTSFRSGDQVSRSPRLIVRLSDESGLNLSGEVGHKITARIDEAQAEDITQFFNYDVDSYTDGELVRTIGPLSEGFHRLTVEAWDSFNNLNLQTLDFVVGQQAEEGFAINDVLNWPNPMSSETYFTYSLTQEGTRDVRIRVFTISGKLVAELDGLGTRQLYNSNSDRPWLGRDDEGYELANGVYFYKVIATHERGYSAEATGKLVILR, from the coding sequence GTGTTGGTTTGCGCAGTGTTTGCTTGCCATGTCTCATCTGCAAGTGAAGTACGAGTTGTTTCTTCGGACGATTCGGGTGTTGAGTTTGTCTGGTCGTCGGGAATTCAATCCGCGAAACTGCACGGCACGAGTGATCTTCGGGCGGTATTGAGATCTGCGGATTGGATTACCCAATCTGGTGCTTTGATTCCCGTCATTAAGTTGCTTGTCGCTTGTCCGACGGGGTCGACACCGCGACTGGAGGTTCAGAGGGTTGAAACGCGTTTGTTAAACATGGACCTTCCTCCAGCTGAGGAGCTGCCCGAAGTGTCCAGTGCAGTGAACACCGATGTTCGGATTTCTGGTGTTGAACAATGGCGCGGCTTCACGATTGCCCATATCGAAATTAGGGCGGCCAGTCCATCTTCGCAGGGGACATCCGTACTTGAAACAGTGCATGCGACCGTGCGTTTTGTTGGCGGTTTGGATCAAAAGGGTCCGTTCGCCCGCGAAGAAAAGCTGCTGAAAGACTTGGTTATAAACGGTCGGGAAGCGACCCACTGGTGGACTCCTAGTTCCCGGATTTTGCAGAGTTTGGATGCTTCGAACGAAGCTTGGCCCGACATTCAGCTTCACAAACTGGCCGTCACAGAGACAGGCTTCCACGTGATGACCGCCGAATGGCTTCAAGTTCAGGGGATTCAAGTCGTCGGTGTAGCATCGGACCGGATTCGAATGTTTGGGAACGGGGGGAGGCTTCTGCCTGCCGGTCTCATAAGCGTCCCCGATTCAGTGTTAAAGGAAATTTCGATTCTCATTGAAGATGGGAATGACGGGAGTATTGACCAAGGAGACCGAATCATCTTTTATGGCGAAGGTCTAAAGGGTTTTGATTACTGTGACGGGAGTCTGCTGAACGACCATGGCCATGCAAGTCCCTATTCAATGGAGAACATCTATTGGATTGGGATTGGGGGGGCTGACGACCAGGGACTTCGTATGGACACAATTCAGAGTCTCAGTCAAACAGTACCAGTCGATACAGTTCTGGGCCAAGTCTATTTGGATCAGGAACAATTCATCTATGCGGTTTCCGGCTTGCAGTCAAATTCCGGTGTTGTTTGGTATATGGCAACGCTTGATGCTTCTAGCACACGTACCATCTCAGTCAATTTGGATGCAGTAAGTTCTGGCAGAGGTTCACTTAGAATTCGCATGGATTCGATATCGGGAAGCGGTAATAACTTCAACGTTTATGTCAACGACACACCGGTCAGCATAGGCGCCTATACAACACCGCTTACTATTCAGATTCCTGAAGGAGTATTTCGGACAGGTAGCAATACAGTAAGATTCGAGAATAATACGACCAGGCAGGTCTTGTTGAATTACATAGAAGTTGAGTATGACAAGACCTTGCAGTCAGCCACAGGTGTTATTGAGTTTCCGGCGCCGCGTAATCAAACCGGTGCTTTTAGATACGAAACTGGTTTGAATCAGGATGCATACTTGGCAGAAATATCTAATCCCTTGAGTCCGCGCATCGCGAGAGGGTCTATAGTAACAGACTCAAGTTTTGCTACAGGACAACGAAGATACTTTGGCGCTAATCAAGGGGGCAGCAGATTTCGTACACCGGTATACAGGGGCAGGAAGTCTTTTGACGCAAGCGACTACCAGATGCTTCGTGACCAAGCGAATGAGGCCGGTATAGTGATAATCACATACGATGACTGGTACGACGAACTTGAGCCGCTCATTGCCATGCATGCCCAGTATGAAGAAGAGCCTCTTAAGGCTGTTAGAGTTAAAATCTCGCATATTTATGATGAGTTCTCTTGGGGTGTGAAGGATCCGACAGCAATACGAAATTTCTTACGCTATGCACACGAGAATTGGCGTGGCCCTGCAGGAAACGCTGAGTCTCCAAGGTACGTGTTGTTCGTCGGCGATGGAGATTATGACTACAGAAATCTCACTTCAAGTTCTGACGATAATTGGATTCCGCCGTGGGAGAGTCTCGGCACGTGCACAGACGACTACTATGTGGACTTTGATGACTCGGAGTCTTTGCTTGACATGATGTCGGGTAGATGGCCAGTGCAATCAGCCTCGGAAGTCGAAGCAATCGTTGAAAAGACCGTAAACTATGCGTTAACGCCTCTTTATGGACCCTGGAAGAACACCGCGACTTTTGTGGCTGATGATGAATGGAAAAGTGGATTCTGCAGTGAAGATTTTCACACCGAGGATTCCGAAGACTTGATTAACGACGTATTGCCGGAGTACTTTACGTTCAGAAAACTGTACCAGATTCTCTATCCTTTTCGTCAATCGACCTCGACCTCACTTAAACCTGACGGTACTAGGGACCTGATTGAAACAATTAATTCCGGCACTCTCCTTGTCAATTATGTTGGTCACGGGAATGAACGAGTGTGGACAGATGAGCAACTGTTCGTGATGGATAGAGATTTCCCGCTGATTGACAACCATCGACTTTGGCCGGTAATTGTTGCCGGAACATGTACGTGGGGAGGTTTTGACCGACCCAACGAAAGATGCTTCCCTGAACTTCTTCTTGGTGCCGATGATATCGGATCTATTGCTTGCATTGCCGCGACGAGATTCACATTCGTTTCGCAGAATCAGCTTCTGACAGAAGAGTTTTATCGTGAGATATTTCGACAAGGGATCGAAATGCGGCGGAGTCTGGGCGAGGCTCTGCTTCTTGTCAAGCCGCTTCGGGCTGACAATAAGCTTTATCATACGCTTGGGAATCCAGTCTTGCGGTTGGCAACTCCAGAGTATTTCGCTCACGTGGATCAGAGGGACGACTCCTTGCAGGCAGGTGGGCTTTTTCAGCTGAGCGGGTTTGTCTCACGCACAGATGACTCAAATGAGTCACACCAGTCTCCTCAGCGTCGGAACATCGATGAGGACGTGTGGGCGGACTTTCAGGGCATCGTTGAGGCACGAGTATTTGACTCCGAAGACTCAGCAGCTTACTATTTCCCAAATCCTGCGAATTGCAGTGTTCCCTTGCAAACACCATTTTATTATGGGCTGCCTGGCAATGCAATTTTCCGCGGCAGGTCTTCAATCGTAAATGGAAGATTTAACGTTGTGTTTCGCGTGCCACGCGATATTCAGTATGGTGGCGAGAATGCAAAAGTCAGTCTCTACTTTTTTGGAAAATCAGAGAGTGAAAGTGACTCGGCGGATGGGATTGGCATCGAACAGCCACTTAGGATTGCAAGCGCAGCAGCGGCTGTTACTGATACAGTACCTCCCGTAATCGGTGCCTGGCTCGAAAATACGTCCTTTCGGTCCGGTGACCAAGTCAGCCGCTCACCGCGCTTAATAGTTCGATTAAGTGACGAATCGGGCCTCAATCTGTCAGGCGAAGTCGGTCACAAGATAACAGCCCGAATCGATGAAGCCCAAGCAGAGGACATAACGCAGTTTTTCAATTATGACGTAGATAGCTACACAGATGGTGAGCTAGTTCGAACCATTGGTCCGCTTTCTGAAGGTTTTCATCGCTTGACCGTCGAAGCTTGGGATTCCTTTAACAATCTGAACTTACAGACCTTGGATTTTGTCGTGGGTCAGCAGGCCGAAGAGGGATTTGCAATAAACGACGTCTTAAACTGGCCGAACCCGATGTCATCTGAAACTTATTTCACGTATTCTTTAACGCAGGAAGGGACGAGAGACGTCAGGATACGTGTTTTCACAATCAGCGGAAAGCTGGTGGCTGAATTAGACGGCCTTGGGACCAGGCAGCTTTACAACAGTAATAGTGATCGGCCGTGGCTCGGCCGAGATGATGAAGGATATGAGTTGGCGAACGGAGTTTACTTCTACAAGGTGATTGCCACACATGAGAGAGGATACTCAGCCGAGGCGACCGGTAAGCTCGTTATTTTGCGATAA
- a CDS encoding ATP-binding cassette domain-containing protein, producing MNEVAVHAQNLGKTYRNTVGSNVIGCQNVEFQAHFGSIFGILGTNGAGKTTTLRMLATMLQPTQGTATVAGHDLRRSPQEVRRQIGFLSASTGVYGRLTAREMLSYFAALHGFERRASEARIAEIADLLDLHEFLDRRCEKLSTGQRQRVSIGRTILHDPPVLIFDEPTSGLDILAASQIVNFMRVSKERGKCVLLSTHVMREAELLCDEMILIHQGLVKDRGSVADLQRRHESVQLEVVFLRAIGEDSSAFHN from the coding sequence GTGAATGAAGTTGCAGTTCACGCCCAGAATCTTGGTAAAACCTATCGTAATACGGTAGGCAGCAATGTAATTGGTTGTCAGAATGTTGAGTTTCAGGCGCACTTTGGGTCAATCTTTGGAATACTTGGCACGAACGGGGCAGGCAAAACTACAACACTTCGAATGCTGGCCACGATGCTGCAACCAACGCAAGGAACTGCTACTGTCGCAGGTCATGACTTACGCCGCAGTCCGCAGGAAGTGCGAAGGCAAATTGGCTTTCTATCCGCATCTACCGGGGTGTATGGACGGTTAACCGCGCGTGAAATGCTTTCTTATTTTGCAGCTCTGCATGGGTTCGAGAGAAGAGCGTCAGAGGCTCGAATAGCCGAGATTGCTGATCTATTAGACCTGCACGAATTCTTAGACAGAAGGTGTGAGAAACTCTCGACTGGACAGCGTCAGCGCGTAAGTATTGGAAGAACAATTTTGCACGACCCTCCGGTTCTGATTTTTGATGAGCCAACGAGTGGACTGGACATTCTTGCCGCTTCACAAATCGTGAATTTCATGCGCGTAAGCAAAGAAAGGGGGAAATGTGTGCTTCTTTCAACTCATGTGATGAGAGAGGCAGAACTCTTATGTGATGAAATGATATTGATCCACCAAGGTCTGGTAAAAGATAGGGGAAGTGTTGCGGACCTGCAGCGTCGCCATGAAAGCGTGCAGCTGGAAGTCGTGTTTCTGCGTGCAATAGGCGAGGATTCGTCGGCATTTCACAACTGA
- a CDS encoding HD-GYP domain-containing protein, which yields MRNLRIMRKLDKIQVFQVSTGFFGAFDCAAVQTLLLALKCRDVNTYFHSMRVSGLASEMGSILGLSARSLEELAIAGLLHDIGKIGLPDSVLQKSGRLSKTERGVVTQHPELSASIIAPLPGFERVREIIVQHHERFDGSGYPGIRKSDGIMMEARVLTIADAFDAMVSERPYRDPLSSREALAQIEREVGTQFCPVGFQALLEVFREGQRLEPGRQREIRTGIDSLVTTLGTPKSLTLCL from the coding sequence TTGCGCAATCTCCGAATCATGCGCAAACTCGATAAGATTCAAGTTTTTCAAGTATCTACAGGTTTCTTTGGCGCCTTTGATTGTGCTGCAGTCCAGACACTTCTGCTCGCGCTGAAGTGTCGAGACGTGAATACGTACTTTCATAGTATGCGTGTTTCTGGTCTGGCATCCGAAATGGGCAGCATTCTTGGCTTAAGTGCAAGAAGTCTCGAGGAGTTGGCAATCGCCGGACTTTTGCATGACATCGGCAAGATCGGATTGCCAGACAGTGTGCTCCAGAAGAGCGGCAGGCTATCAAAGACCGAGAGGGGAGTCGTGACTCAGCATCCGGAATTGAGCGCAAGTATTATTGCACCATTGCCTGGATTTGAGCGAGTAAGAGAAATTATTGTCCAGCATCACGAGCGATTCGATGGATCAGGTTACCCGGGTATTCGAAAAAGTGACGGGATCATGATGGAAGCTCGGGTTCTGACAATTGCCGACGCATTCGATGCAATGGTGTCGGAACGCCCCTATCGCGATCCTCTTTCGAGTCGCGAAGCATTGGCACAGATTGAACGTGAAGTGGGTACTCAGTTCTGCCCGGTTGGCTTTCAAGCTTTGCTCGAAGTCTTTAGGGAAGGACAACGACTGGAACCAGGCCGCCAAAGGGAAATCCGGACCGGGATTGACTCCCTGGTCACAACTCTTGGAACCCCCAAATCATTAACGTTATGTTTATAA
- a CDS encoding GWxTD domain-containing protein, translated as MTRKMLCWLFTLAVGISSHGLCGGIDVDFVYFLGEDSLTYCEVYTGVQRSELVYIATQEDSSYAQFSLITTIGRSDSILISDTLDTIDKTSRTESHSGGAYFPYISRYLLFPGSYDLTIELVQDSADNYDWTEIGLEVPYVSAQASLSGIALGAELAFAAGPSAFTRNGLRFVPNPSGFYGAELPMLYYYLECYGLDTLGPVEDSIMVQRRVIDGETGQDAKQPSLRKYARPGESLVIADGFPAYTLRTGTYILSIQVEVPNQAAREAMKKFYVYRREDTDFLSADVGNRASSMINYNSEGGILETIDPDSALELLHYLLTRQEMRRARDMDSEGKRKFIADFWKRRGPEEADAANVHYSRVAEANRRYSFLNREGWRTDRGRVFILYGEPDFVDRRYADAAGLDHEIWHYDKIEGGVLFIFVDQAGFGDLTLVHSTKRGEIYNPNALIVKQNQNPASKLIEQGRGLRE; from the coding sequence ATGACACGCAAAATGCTTTGTTGGCTGTTCACACTAGCAGTCGGCATCAGTTCCCATGGTTTATGCGGGGGGATTGATGTCGATTTTGTTTATTTTCTTGGTGAAGATAGTCTCACATACTGTGAGGTCTACACAGGAGTTCAACGCAGTGAACTTGTCTATATAGCGACACAAGAGGATAGTTCATACGCGCAATTTTCATTAATCACTACAATAGGAAGAAGTGACTCGATTCTCATTTCGGACACGCTTGACACGATTGACAAGACAAGTCGCACCGAATCTCATTCGGGCGGAGCATATTTCCCATACATTTCTCGGTACCTTCTGTTTCCAGGCAGCTATGACCTTACGATTGAATTGGTACAAGATAGTGCCGACAACTATGACTGGACGGAGATAGGACTTGAAGTTCCGTATGTGTCAGCGCAGGCTAGCTTATCTGGAATCGCGCTTGGCGCTGAATTGGCATTCGCAGCTGGTCCATCGGCGTTCACAAGAAACGGGCTGCGCTTTGTCCCGAACCCATCAGGATTCTACGGCGCGGAGCTGCCTATGCTCTATTATTACCTTGAATGTTATGGACTGGATACTTTAGGTCCGGTCGAAGACTCGATAATGGTTCAGCGGCGTGTGATAGACGGCGAAACTGGCCAAGACGCAAAGCAGCCCTCCTTGCGGAAATATGCTCGTCCCGGTGAGTCACTCGTGATTGCAGACGGATTTCCCGCGTACACTTTGAGGACTGGCACATACATACTGTCTATTCAAGTTGAAGTTCCAAATCAAGCTGCCAGAGAAGCGATGAAGAAGTTCTACGTGTATCGCAGGGAAGATACCGACTTCTTATCCGCTGACGTAGGAAATAGAGCTTCAAGCATGATCAATTACAATTCTGAGGGTGGCATCCTGGAGACGATTGATCCAGATAGTGCGCTGGAATTGTTGCACTACCTCTTGACGAGACAGGAGATGAGGCGTGCAAGGGACATGGACTCAGAAGGAAAGCGGAAGTTCATTGCAGACTTCTGGAAGCGACGCGGTCCAGAAGAGGCTGACGCTGCCAATGTCCATTATTCGCGAGTTGCAGAAGCGAATAGGCGCTACAGTTTTCTTAACCGAGAAGGTTGGAGAACTGACCGTGGACGTGTCTTCATTTTGTACGGTGAACCTGATTTTGTCGACCGCCGATATGCCGATGCTGCAGGACTAGACCACGAGATTTGGCACTATGACAAGATAGAAGGAGGAGTTCTCTTTATTTTCGTTGACCAAGCCGGCTTTGGCGACTTAACCCTTGTGCACTCGACAAAGCGTGGAGAGATTTACAATCCCAACGCACTAATTGTGAAGCAGAACCAGAACCCGGCTTCAAAACTCATCGAACAGGGGAGAGGTCTTCGTGAATGA
- the smc gene encoding chromosome segregation protein SMC, with protein sequence MQLISLQISGFKSFANETKIQFAPGVTGVVGPNGCGKSNVVDSLRWVLGEQRSSVLRGDRMESVIFNGTAKRKALNLAEVKVKFDNSSARINLPYSEIEIARRLHRDGTSEYLINGNSCRLRDITDMLQDSGLGPNAYTILELKMIEDILRDDGEGRRQLFEEASGIAKYKLRRRQALAKLAQTDEDLLRLADIISEVERQVASLKRQVGKARRYQELSAELKKVEIAFSVHEFDRLQREVEPLRHALTDALGHAEGSTSHLRQFEAKVESLRLQHMEGDQRLAELRSELQETVSLISALEAEKAGAEARLFAAKEALDRAQRQIVLANDRLQSLASRKDSLTLDKDQTEKELREAKSRLEASEGDFQKSQAEMKRLETAYREADAQLATLNRTQASLEGERARLLEGIARQKGRRESAHMTRDQLSKEKVDLESRISIASNQARELACDVDRSVSELNECEAQGEDLRKRQKALASRLDEADRLLHATQSHIKLLETLDQRGPRGTAQIRLLRDRYDKYQLIADRIVVESKYSMAIHAALGGAAYHLLVNSENELHEAVRLLVDQEAGKCGFMLPWVVSQHTEVELPAGVIGWASGLVSLSEDDQGLLNLITGCIVVSTFKEALLLRDYLAKHRFRAVTLEGDWVDWTGACFAGSVQIDAPTDLGLKQHLESLQMSFEDAHRDKEQVLEQSGLLASEFEVWNSSRSEIAGVLETRKAALGGIESEVLRLNTLLHALEERDKAALQLISESEEAEQVLRMDVEKHLTAINESRSAIESAQKLIEKLSEDVWQARQANDNSRDSFHEHARHVESIIHRVQLLAAEEDRLLSSESELVESIASSRNQAEAAANVISSTEVRLKDITAELRTLFLTRDARLRVVEDAQRQRDSSTSEVRQLEDQLKRLRTSREAALDDQRKIEVSIAKMEGEIESLLTSARNQHGIDLAADFENAKLSEYRGVESSADLIAELRGKIESLGTVNLLAVEEYDKETARLEGILANRADLLAAKATLEETIGKINETAEAKFLHTFEAVRANFQSLFTEFFPAGEADLILSGKDLLEADITMWANPSGKRLKSLTLMSGGEKTMTAIALLFSLYQVKPSPFCVLDEVDAPLDDANIDRFTRMIHRHSDHTQFIMITHNKRTMEIADNLYGVTMQEEGVSKTVSVRLMKPEPAIPAEARVAAT encoded by the coding sequence ATGCAATTGATTTCCCTTCAGATTTCTGGCTTCAAGTCATTCGCGAATGAGACAAAAATCCAGTTCGCACCCGGAGTAACTGGCGTCGTCGGGCCGAATGGCTGTGGCAAGTCAAATGTAGTTGATTCACTTCGATGGGTACTTGGGGAACAACGATCTTCCGTGCTCAGAGGTGACCGCATGGAGAGCGTCATTTTCAATGGTACAGCCAAGCGTAAAGCCCTGAACCTTGCAGAGGTTAAAGTCAAGTTTGACAATTCATCAGCTAGAATCAATCTTCCTTATAGCGAAATCGAGATTGCACGTCGACTCCATCGCGACGGAACAAGTGAGTACCTAATAAATGGGAATTCATGCCGGCTACGAGACATTACTGACATGCTTCAGGACAGTGGTCTCGGACCGAATGCGTACACGATTCTCGAACTTAAGATGATCGAAGATATACTTCGTGATGATGGTGAGGGACGTCGACAATTATTTGAAGAAGCGTCAGGGATCGCGAAGTATAAGTTGAGACGGCGCCAGGCGCTTGCAAAACTTGCTCAAACCGATGAAGATCTACTTCGACTTGCCGACATCATCTCCGAAGTTGAAAGGCAAGTGGCATCACTGAAGAGGCAGGTTGGTAAGGCTCGGCGATACCAGGAGCTTTCTGCCGAATTGAAGAAGGTAGAAATCGCGTTTTCCGTTCATGAGTTTGATCGATTGCAACGTGAAGTGGAGCCACTGCGGCATGCTCTTACAGATGCCCTTGGTCACGCGGAAGGCAGCACGTCGCATTTGCGTCAGTTCGAGGCAAAGGTCGAATCGCTTAGACTTCAGCACATGGAAGGCGATCAGCGATTGGCAGAGTTGAGAAGTGAACTGCAAGAAACAGTTAGTCTCATATCCGCCTTGGAAGCCGAGAAGGCGGGAGCAGAAGCACGGCTGTTCGCGGCAAAGGAAGCTCTGGATCGGGCACAGCGTCAAATCGTACTTGCCAATGACCGGTTACAGTCTCTTGCTTCCCGCAAGGATTCGCTAACATTAGATAAAGATCAGACAGAAAAAGAGTTGCGCGAGGCAAAATCAAGGCTGGAGGCTTCCGAAGGAGATTTCCAGAAATCGCAAGCTGAAATGAAGCGGCTGGAAACTGCTTACCGAGAGGCTGATGCGCAACTTGCCACTTTGAACCGGACACAAGCAAGCCTCGAGGGAGAACGCGCTCGCCTACTAGAAGGAATCGCTCGACAGAAAGGCCGTAGAGAATCTGCCCATATGACCCGCGACCAACTATCGAAGGAAAAGGTCGACTTAGAGTCCAGAATATCTATTGCAAGCAATCAGGCTCGAGAATTGGCTTGCGATGTTGATCGCTCCGTTAGCGAACTTAATGAATGTGAAGCTCAAGGCGAGGATTTGAGGAAGCGTCAAAAAGCACTTGCCAGCAGACTTGACGAGGCTGACCGTCTCTTACACGCAACGCAATCCCACATCAAGCTCCTTGAGACACTGGACCAGCGCGGCCCGCGAGGAACAGCTCAAATAAGGCTCCTGCGCGACAGATACGACAAGTATCAACTCATCGCGGATCGAATTGTAGTAGAAAGCAAGTATAGCATGGCGATTCACGCTGCACTTGGAGGTGCGGCGTACCATCTATTAGTAAATAGCGAGAATGAGCTGCACGAAGCTGTCAGACTCCTGGTTGATCAGGAAGCAGGCAAATGTGGCTTCATGCTCCCATGGGTGGTGTCACAGCATACCGAAGTAGAACTTCCTGCTGGTGTAATCGGGTGGGCGTCTGGCCTCGTTAGCCTGTCTGAAGATGACCAAGGACTTCTAAACTTGATCACCGGGTGCATTGTAGTCTCTACGTTCAAAGAGGCGCTTCTCCTCAGGGATTATTTGGCCAAACACAGATTTCGTGCCGTCACACTCGAGGGAGATTGGGTAGATTGGACGGGAGCATGTTTTGCAGGTAGCGTGCAGATAGACGCGCCAACGGATCTCGGGCTCAAGCAACATCTTGAAAGCTTGCAGATGAGCTTTGAAGATGCGCATAGGGATAAGGAGCAAGTGCTTGAACAATCTGGCTTGCTTGCAAGTGAATTCGAAGTCTGGAATTCTAGCCGAAGCGAAATCGCCGGTGTATTAGAAACCAGGAAGGCAGCACTCGGAGGTATAGAATCTGAGGTGCTTAGGCTGAACACTCTGCTGCATGCACTTGAGGAACGGGACAAGGCGGCACTCCAGCTGATATCCGAAAGCGAGGAGGCTGAACAAGTTCTGAGGATGGACGTTGAAAAGCACCTCACTGCAATCAACGAAAGCAGGAGTGCGATTGAGAGCGCACAGAAGCTGATTGAAAAACTGTCGGAAGATGTTTGGCAGGCGAGACAAGCGAATGACAATTCAAGAGATTCATTCCATGAGCATGCGCGCCATGTTGAATCGATAATTCACAGAGTTCAACTATTAGCTGCAGAGGAGGATAGACTCTTGAGCAGTGAGAGTGAGCTTGTTGAATCAATCGCGTCAAGCCGTAATCAAGCAGAGGCTGCGGCAAATGTTATTTCTTCGACAGAAGTTAGATTAAAAGATATCACAGCAGAGCTCCGAACATTATTCTTAACTCGTGATGCGAGATTGCGCGTTGTTGAAGACGCACAGAGACAGAGGGATTCATCTACGTCTGAAGTGCGTCAATTGGAGGATCAGTTGAAGCGACTGCGAACAAGTCGTGAAGCGGCGCTTGATGATCAGCGAAAGATAGAGGTTTCAATTGCAAAGATGGAGGGTGAGATCGAGTCCTTACTGACGAGCGCAAGAAATCAGCACGGGATAGATCTTGCAGCGGATTTTGAGAATGCAAAGCTCTCAGAGTATCGCGGTGTTGAGTCTTCAGCCGACCTTATCGCAGAGCTTCGGGGAAAAATCGAGAGTTTAGGTACGGTCAATCTTCTTGCTGTTGAGGAGTACGACAAAGAGACTGCGAGACTTGAAGGCATTCTCGCGAATCGTGCAGATCTGCTGGCCGCAAAGGCCACACTAGAAGAGACCATTGGCAAGATTAACGAGACTGCAGAGGCGAAGTTTCTTCACACATTTGAAGCTGTTCGCGCGAACTTCCAGTCGCTTTTTACCGAGTTTTTCCCGGCCGGAGAGGCTGATTTGATACTTAGTGGAAAGGATTTACTGGAAGCTGATATTACCATGTGGGCAAATCCTTCCGGAAAGAGACTGAAGTCTTTGACATTAATGTCTGGTGGTGAAAAGACAATGACGGCGATCGCTTTGCTTTTTTCGCTGTATCAGGTCAAACCTTCTCCATTTTGTGTTCTTGACGAGGTGGATGCGCCATTGGACGATGCAAATATTGACCGTTTCACTAGAATGATTCATCGTCATAGCGACCATACCCAGTTCATCATGATAACCCATAACAAGCGCACCATGGAAATTGCTGACAACTTGTATGGTGTCACGATGCAAGAGGAAGGCGTTTCGAAAACTGTTTCAGTTAGGCTAATGAAACCTGAACCCGCAATTCCAGCGGAGGCACGAGTGGCCGCAACCTGA